Proteins from one Halovivax limisalsi genomic window:
- a CDS encoding Gfo/Idh/MocA family protein: MSFVSNQRQVSNPPRAGVVGVGAMGENHARVYSESRGVSLAGVTDLDDELARCVAAEYETTTMELDSLLETCDVVSVAVPTSVHYDTVQRCLEAGVHVLVEKPITDDVERGRELATLARESGLVLQVGHVERFNPAVRAAKRLLSDLEIIAVDAKRLGPPIDRTATDRVTLDLMIHDVDVVQSMLDARPTSVSATGTADGQHATATLEFDDVVATLTASRVSQRKVRRLTIMAVDCLVEVDYLDQSVLVYRDSFPEYVTDESGTHYRHESVIERPEVKNREPLRAEIESFVTSVTEGSAPVVTAEDGLNALETIDSIDDRIRTAESVEVRQ; the protein is encoded by the coding sequence ATGAGCTTCGTATCCAACCAGCGACAGGTATCGAACCCGCCCCGCGCCGGCGTCGTCGGCGTCGGCGCGATGGGAGAGAATCACGCGCGCGTTTACAGCGAATCGCGCGGGGTCAGCCTCGCCGGCGTCACCGATTTGGACGACGAACTCGCCCGCTGCGTGGCCGCCGAGTACGAGACGACCACGATGGAGTTGGATTCCCTGCTCGAGACGTGCGACGTCGTCTCCGTCGCCGTCCCGACATCGGTCCACTACGACACCGTCCAGCGCTGTCTCGAGGCCGGCGTCCACGTCCTGGTGGAGAAACCCATCACCGACGACGTCGAACGGGGTCGCGAACTCGCGACGCTCGCTCGCGAGTCGGGACTCGTGTTGCAGGTCGGGCACGTCGAACGGTTCAATCCCGCGGTCAGGGCGGCGAAGCGACTGCTCTCGGACCTCGAGATCATCGCCGTCGACGCGAAACGACTGGGGCCGCCGATCGATCGAACGGCCACGGATCGCGTCACGCTCGATCTGATGATTCACGACGTCGACGTCGTCCAGTCGATGCTCGACGCGCGACCGACGAGCGTGTCGGCGACGGGGACGGCCGACGGGCAACACGCGACGGCGACGCTCGAATTCGACGACGTCGTGGCGACGCTGACGGCGAGTCGCGTCAGCCAGCGGAAGGTCCGTCGGTTGACGATCATGGCGGTCGACTGCCTCGTCGAAGTCGACTACCTCGACCAGTCGGTGCTGGTCTATCGCGATTCGTTCCCGGAGTACGTCACCGACGAGAGCGGAACGCACTACCGACACGAGAGCGTCATCGAACGGCCCGAGGTGAAAAACCGCGAACCGCTCCGGGCCGAGATCGAGTCGTTCGTCACGTCCGTGACGGAGGGCAGCGCGCCCGTCGTCACCGCCGAGGACGGATTGAACGCGCTCGAGACGATCGACTCGATCGACGATCGGATCCGCACGGCAGAGAGCGTCGAGGTGCGCCAGTGA
- a CDS encoding DegT/DnrJ/EryC1/StrS family aminotransferase — MTDVSLADPDVGPAAYDRIEALLERGALADGPEVRRFEDAFADYCETDHAVATSNGTTALQAALEALGVDDGDAVVTSPFSFVASANAIRLAGGRPVFADVDPDTFVIDPDSVERRCRERDDVVGLLPVHLYGLPAPMDELTPIADEHDCFVLEDACQAHGATIDGRPAGSIGDAGCFSFYPTKNMTTGEGGMVTTSDAALAARVQSYVNHGRRDGDDRGYEHAELGSNHRMTSIAAAIGRRQLDRLPELTRARREHAEYYDEHLADLPVRPPAVPNGRTHVYHQYTVRADDRDALRESLDDAGVETGVYYPTPIHRLPAYDSVHTAATTLPKAERAAREVLSIPVHPGLDADDCRRVVRAIATHYESA; from the coding sequence ATGACCGACGTCTCCCTCGCCGACCCCGACGTCGGCCCGGCCGCCTACGACCGGATCGAGGCGCTGCTCGAACGCGGCGCGCTGGCGGACGGACCCGAGGTCCGCCGCTTCGAGGACGCCTTCGCCGACTACTGCGAGACGGACCACGCCGTGGCGACGTCGAACGGGACGACCGCGCTTCAGGCTGCACTCGAGGCGCTCGGCGTCGACGACGGCGACGCGGTGGTCACCTCGCCGTTCTCGTTCGTCGCGAGCGCGAACGCGATCCGCCTCGCCGGCGGCCGGCCGGTCTTCGCCGACGTCGATCCCGACACGTTCGTGATCGATCCCGACTCGGTCGAGCGACGGTGTCGCGAACGGGACGACGTCGTCGGGCTCCTCCCGGTCCACCTCTACGGACTGCCGGCGCCGATGGACGAACTGACCCCCATCGCCGACGAGCACGACTGCTTCGTCCTCGAGGACGCCTGTCAGGCTCACGGGGCGACGATCGACGGCCGACCGGCCGGCTCGATCGGCGACGCCGGCTGTTTCTCCTTCTATCCGACCAAGAACATGACGACCGGGGAAGGCGGCATGGTGACGACGAGTGATGCTGCCCTCGCCGCCCGCGTCCAAAGCTACGTCAACCACGGCCGCCGCGACGGCGACGACCGCGGCTACGAGCACGCCGAACTCGGCTCGAATCACCGCATGACGTCCATCGCGGCGGCGATCGGCCGACGACAGCTCGACCGGCTCCCCGAGCTGACACGCGCGCGCCGAGAACACGCCGAGTACTACGACGAGCACCTGGCCGACCTGCCCGTGCGTCCCCCAGCCGTCCCCAACGGCCGGACCCACGTCTACCACCAGTACACGGTTCGAGCCGACGACCGGGACGCCCTCCGCGAATCGCTCGACGACGCAGGGGTCGAGACGGGCGTTTACTACCCCACGCCGATCCACCGGCTACCGGCGTACGACTCGGTTCACACGGCCGCGACGACGCTGCCGAAAGCGGAGCGAGCGGCGCGCGAAGTGCTCTCGATTCCGGTCCACCCGGGGCTCGACGCGGACGATTGCCGCCGGGTGGTCCGAGCGATCGCGACCCACTACGAATCAGCATGA
- a CDS encoding acyltransferase, whose protein sequence is MTRLVEGTACSIDEDVTVGYGDAEEPTRIGDDATIRAGSIIYGGVTVGNDFRTGHDVLVREGTTIGDDVLVGTKTVIDGETEIGSHVSLQTNVYVPTETTIGSNTFVGPGAVLTNDPAPIRREAELAGPTIESGASVGANATILPDVTIGENAFVAAGAVVTEDVPPNRLAVGCPAGHRELPPALEGANQLR, encoded by the coding sequence ATGACTCGGCTCGTCGAGGGAACGGCGTGCTCGATCGACGAGGACGTCACCGTCGGCTACGGCGACGCGGAGGAACCGACCCGCATCGGCGACGACGCGACGATCCGAGCGGGGAGCATCATCTACGGCGGCGTCACCGTCGGCAACGACTTCCGAACGGGCCACGACGTGCTCGTGCGGGAGGGGACGACCATCGGCGACGACGTCCTCGTGGGAACGAAGACCGTCATCGACGGCGAGACGGAGATCGGCTCCCACGTCAGCCTCCAGACGAACGTCTACGTGCCGACGGAGACCACGATCGGATCGAACACCTTCGTCGGCCCGGGCGCCGTCCTGACCAACGATCCCGCGCCGATCAGACGCGAGGCGGAACTCGCGGGCCCGACGATCGAGTCCGGCGCGTCCGTCGGGGCGAACGCGACGATCCTGCCGGACGTGACGATCGGCGAGAACGCGTTCGTCGCGGCGGGCGCGGTCGTGACCGAGGACGTCCCGCCGAATCGACTCGCGGTGGGCTGTCCGGCAGGCCACCGAGAACTGCCACCCGCGCTCGAGGGGGCGAACCAGCTCCGATGA
- a CDS encoding DUF7344 domain-containing protein, which produces MAEAELSRAELFDVFSNARRRLAVRFLTERDGTCDLTPLVEYVAAQENDVDRNEVTRAQRRRVYISLYQTHLPMLADHGIVEWVPDAHRIELLLDDGVFEPYLATDPRAGREWYRAYAALAICAVAAVGVGVLVPGPSTPVVTASLAILVAGLFLIVALVQRVERTNRL; this is translated from the coding sequence ATGGCTGAAGCAGAACTCTCTCGAGCGGAACTGTTCGACGTGTTCAGCAACGCGCGTCGTCGGTTGGCGGTTCGATTCCTCACGGAACGGGACGGCACGTGCGACCTGACGCCCCTCGTCGAGTACGTCGCCGCACAGGAGAACGACGTCGACCGGAACGAGGTGACGCGCGCCCAGCGTCGCCGCGTCTACATCTCGCTCTACCAGACGCACCTGCCGATGCTCGCCGATCACGGCATCGTCGAGTGGGTGCCGGACGCCCACCGGATCGAACTCCTGCTCGACGATGGGGTGTTCGAGCCGTACCTCGCGACCGACCCCCGGGCCGGCCGGGAGTGGTATCGCGCCTACGCGGCGCTTGCGATCTGTGCCGTGGCCGCGGTCGGCGTCGGCGTGCTCGTCCCGGGTCCATCGACGCCGGTCGTCACCGCCTCGCTCGCGATCCTCGTCGCCGGACTGTTCCTGATCGTCGCGCTCGTCCAGCGCGTCGAGCGAACGAATCGATTGTGA
- a CDS encoding DUF1616 domain-containing protein, producing MSSETETTGWAGLLRYYPADVAVATVVTVGCWFAVRALPIGSELRPLVAVPFLVVLPGYALLSVLFPAAARSAAAGATDRPRGLDFVERAGLTIAVSIPLLIAIAVALPLGGRGLEAAPAIDALGAVTVALLQLAALRRGLIGPDGQFTVAPRAAFDRLVGTGSGRSPISAIVLLGAIALASGVLLFAIVAPPAAGSYTELAIYGEAENGTDEIGAIPTAIEPGTSVDARVEVSNQHGDRRSYVAIVQQQTLEGETVRDRTRLGTIEYDLASGESNRRDVDITPTAPLDQPVRVAVLLYDTAAGPVPDAPTMDNADRTLYFWITVTEDPSDDRTTVGE from the coding sequence ATGAGTTCGGAAACCGAAACGACGGGCTGGGCCGGGTTGCTCCGATATTATCCGGCCGACGTCGCCGTCGCGACCGTGGTGACCGTCGGCTGCTGGTTCGCCGTGCGCGCGCTCCCGATCGGGAGCGAGCTTCGACCGCTCGTCGCCGTTCCGTTCCTCGTCGTGTTGCCGGGATACGCCCTGCTGTCCGTCCTCTTCCCGGCCGCGGCCCGGTCGGCTGCGGCCGGCGCGACCGACCGACCCCGTGGACTCGACTTCGTCGAACGGGCCGGCCTGACGATCGCCGTCTCGATTCCCCTGCTGATAGCGATCGCCGTCGCACTACCGCTCGGTGGGCGGGGCCTCGAAGCGGCGCCCGCCATCGACGCACTCGGGGCGGTAACGGTCGCGCTTCTGCAGCTGGCCGCGTTGCGTCGCGGACTGATCGGACCGGATGGGCAGTTCACGGTCGCCCCGCGGGCCGCGTTCGATCGGCTCGTCGGGACCGGGTCCGGCCGATCCCCCATCTCGGCTATCGTCCTCCTCGGGGCGATCGCGCTCGCGAGCGGTGTGCTCCTGTTCGCGATCGTCGCCCCGCCGGCGGCGGGATCGTACACCGAACTGGCGATCTACGGGGAGGCCGAGAACGGAACCGACGAGATCGGGGCGATCCCGACCGCGATCGAACCGGGAACGTCGGTCGACGCGAGGGTCGAGGTGTCGAACCAGCACGGGGACCGTCGCAGCTACGTCGCAATCGTTCAGCAACAGACCCTCGAGGGCGAAACCGTTCGCGACCGGACCCGATTGGGTACGATCGAGTACGACCTGGCGTCCGGCGAGTCGAACCGGCGCGACGTCGACATCACGCCGACGGCCCCGCTCGATCAACCCGTCCGAGTCGCCGTCTTGCTGTACGACACCGCCGCGGGGCCGGTTCCCGACGCGCCGACGATGGACAACGCCGACCGGACGCTCTACTTCTGGATCACCGTCACCGAGGATCCGTCCGACGACAGAACGACCGTTGGCGAGTAA
- a CDS encoding winged helix-turn-helix domain-containing protein, with amino-acid sequence MSSEYRSHGRAQDARVEDSEQPETQLDVLGNECSRTILVATQEKPRTAKELTDRTDSSSATVYRRINDLLETGLIEECIRFDAGGSHTTAYQATVEAVTVAFDAESLSVSLVRTEE; translated from the coding sequence ATGTCGAGTGAATACCGATCCCACGGACGGGCCCAGGACGCACGAGTCGAAGATAGCGAGCAGCCGGAAACCCAGCTCGACGTCCTCGGAAACGAGTGCTCGCGGACGATTCTCGTCGCGACTCAAGAAAAGCCGCGAACGGCGAAGGAGTTGACCGACCGAACTGACAGTTCATCCGCGACCGTCTATCGACGGATCAACGACCTGCTAGAAACCGGGCTGATCGAGGAGTGTATCCGATTCGATGCGGGCGGTTCGCACACGACTGCCTACCAGGCGACCGTCGAGGCGGTAACGGTCGCGTTCGATGCGGAATCGCTCTCGGTATCGCTCGTTCGAACCGAGGAGTGA
- a CDS encoding DUF7563 family protein, with protein sequence MESSATGTRCRKCGTHVTQQFARVFGDNGDEVHGCPECTTYREMQAGDHLSGESEPADTSP encoded by the coding sequence ATGGAATCGTCTGCAACAGGTACCCGATGTCGAAAATGCGGAACCCACGTCACCCAGCAGTTCGCCCGCGTCTTCGGCGATAATGGTGACGAAGTGCACGGCTGCCCGGAGTGTACCACCTATCGAGAGATGCAGGCGGGCGATCATCTCTCGGGCGAATCCGAACCCGCCGATACGAGTCCCTGA
- a CDS encoding DUF7344 domain-containing protein: protein MVDTASTEPALEESDIFHILGNDRRRAIVVELADRPERVDVSTVATAVAARETDDEEVPNNLYKSVYVSLQQTHLPQLESDGVISYDPDEKTIARGPQFDRVRTYLTATQRSIEGGVVAVLAIAVVGLATTFLSGVDAIGFASLAPAVWGSLALCVIALVSGYRLFVR from the coding sequence ATGGTGGACACAGCTTCGACCGAGCCAGCTCTCGAAGAGAGCGATATATTCCACATCCTCGGGAACGATCGTCGTCGCGCGATCGTCGTCGAACTGGCCGACCGGCCGGAGCGGGTCGACGTCTCGACGGTCGCGACCGCGGTCGCGGCCCGGGAGACAGACGACGAGGAGGTCCCGAACAACCTCTATAAGAGCGTGTACGTCTCCTTACAGCAGACGCACCTCCCGCAGCTCGAATCGGACGGGGTGATCTCGTACGATCCCGACGAGAAGACGATCGCGCGCGGCCCGCAGTTCGATCGCGTTCGCACGTACCTGACGGCCACGCAGCGCTCGATCGAGGGCGGCGTCGTCGCCGTGCTCGCGATCGCGGTGGTCGGACTCGCGACGACGTTCCTGAGCGGCGTGGACGCGATCGGATTCGCCTCGCTCGCCCCGGCCGTTTGGGGATCGCTGGCCCTCTGTGTCATCGCCCTTGTTTCGGGCTATCGGCTATTCGTCCGATAG
- a CDS encoding helix-turn-helix transcriptional regulator has translation MTGENRNRLVTAVTGIWGSAVPLLASGSGPDTVARFPLSVPNRAVGLVPAGLPIVAVAVGIVVLIAVAVAAGRFVRRTDGQGGQPGAEQPILTDRERVLRLLDGNGGRMKQSQIVESVEWSKAKVSRLLAELESEEEIIKLRLGRENLICRPGYEPKASRSPRADGAKPTESARETTDEHLSDE, from the coding sequence ATGACTGGCGAGAATCGGAACCGGCTCGTCACGGCGGTGACGGGAATCTGGGGGTCGGCCGTCCCGTTGCTCGCGAGCGGGTCGGGCCCTGATACCGTCGCCCGCTTTCCGCTGTCCGTTCCGAACCGGGCGGTCGGTCTCGTCCCGGCCGGCTTGCCGATCGTCGCCGTCGCCGTCGGGATCGTCGTCCTTATCGCCGTGGCCGTGGCGGCTGGTCGGTTCGTGCGCCGAACCGACGGCCAGGGGGGCCAGCCGGGGGCTGAGCAGCCCATTCTCACGGATCGCGAACGCGTCCTTCGTCTCCTCGACGGGAACGGCGGCCGAATGAAACAGAGCCAGATCGTCGAGTCCGTCGAGTGGTCGAAGGCGAAGGTGAGTCGTCTCCTCGCCGAACTGGAGTCCGAGGAGGAGATCATCAAACTCAGACTCGGGCGAGAGAACCTGATCTGTCGGCCGGGCTACGAACCGAAAGCGTCCCGGTCGCCGCGCGCCGACGGCGCGAAACCGACCGAATCAGCCCGCGAAACGACCGACGAGCACCTATCGGACGAATAG
- a CDS encoding dihydroorotase, which translates to MTVELVVRNCTIGTHVDRTPDAAIAVEDGTIVAVGTPDRMPAADRTVDAEGNLLVPGVIDCHIHNREPGLEYKEDWESATRAAAAGGVTTVVGMPNTEPIIDRPAHLERKFETGEAGAHVDFQSYAVVTSENIDLIPAIAEAGPLGFKIFLGSTVGDVPAPNDGEILEAMESIAETGKRLGFHEENGEIIDHVERRFREASKNRPIDHARSRPVIAEREAIERMCTFAEETGASVHMFHVSSGSGAEAVARAKARGVDVTAETTPHYLWFTEDVLREKGNVARIQPPIRDAAERDRLWRAFEDGAIDCVATDHAPHTDEEKGVDDPFGNTWESISGFVGLETEVPAMLTFVEQGRLSIEDWIYHHSTRPAQVWDMYPQKGSLRVGTDADFTIVDPDASWTLDDRDALHSKQTVTPFVGESFVGRATATVVRGEIVYEDGDVVGKSGYGTRVDVDSADESS; encoded by the coding sequence ATGACCGTCGAGCTCGTCGTTCGAAACTGTACGATCGGAACCCACGTCGATCGGACGCCCGACGCAGCGATCGCCGTCGAGGACGGGACGATCGTCGCGGTCGGGACGCCGGACCGGATGCCCGCCGCCGACCGGACGGTCGACGCCGAAGGCAACCTCTTGGTGCCTGGGGTGATCGACTGTCACATCCACAACCGGGAGCCCGGACTCGAGTACAAGGAGGACTGGGAGAGCGCGACCAGGGCGGCAGCGGCCGGCGGTGTAACGACGGTCGTCGGGATGCCCAACACGGAGCCGATCATCGATCGGCCGGCCCACCTCGAACGGAAGTTCGAAACCGGGGAGGCCGGCGCGCACGTCGACTTCCAGAGTTACGCGGTCGTTACGTCGGAAAACATCGATCTGATTCCGGCGATCGCGGAGGCGGGCCCGCTCGGGTTCAAGATCTTCCTCGGTTCGACCGTCGGCGACGTCCCGGCCCCGAACGACGGGGAGATTCTCGAGGCGATGGAGTCGATCGCCGAGACGGGTAAGCGGCTGGGCTTTCACGAGGAGAACGGCGAGATCATCGACCACGTCGAACGTCGGTTCCGCGAGGCGTCGAAGAATCGGCCGATCGACCACGCCCGATCGCGCCCGGTGATCGCGGAACGCGAGGCGATCGAACGCATGTGCACGTTCGCCGAGGAGACGGGTGCATCCGTCCACATGTTCCACGTCTCCTCCGGGTCTGGCGCCGAGGCGGTCGCCCGCGCGAAGGCCCGCGGCGTGGACGTCACGGCCGAAACGACGCCGCACTACCTCTGGTTCACCGAGGACGTCCTGCGCGAGAAGGGCAACGTCGCCCGGATCCAGCCGCCGATCCGGGACGCGGCCGAACGCGACCGCCTCTGGCGGGCGTTCGAGGACGGCGCCATCGACTGCGTCGCGACCGACCACGCGCCTCACACCGACGAAGAGAAGGGCGTCGACGACCCCTTCGGGAACACCTGGGAGTCGATCTCGGGCTTCGTCGGCCTGGAGACGGAGGTGCCGGCGATGCTGACCTTCGTCGAGCAGGGCCGCCTGTCGATCGAAGACTGGATCTATCACCATTCGACACGCCCCGCACAGGTCTGGGACATGTACCCGCAGAAGGGATCGCTCCGCGTCGGCACGGACGCCGACTTCACGATCGTCGACCCCGACGCGTCGTGGACGCTCGACGACCGCGACGCGCTTCACTCGAAGCAGACGGTCACGCCGTTCGTCGGCGAATCGTTCGTCGGCCGGGCGACGGCGACGGTCGTCCGCGGCGAGATCGTCTACGAGGACGGCGACGTCGTCGGCAAGTCGGGGTACGGCACGCGGGTCGACGTCGATTCCGCCGACGAGTCATCGTAG
- a CDS encoding quinone-dependent dihydroorotate dehydrogenase, with protein sequence MSLYERARPLLFRLPAETAHELAKYGLRGVQSVRPLRRLVRSRYRYSHPMLEVERFGATFPNPVGVAAGFDKDAAVAPALADLGFGFVEAGTVTPYPQSGNPRPRLFRLPDDGALINRMGFNGQGMERVRERLESHGTPEIPLGINVGKMNTSDANEALEDYRRVFDRLSPFADYCVVNVSCPNTPDSFDESDPEHLRAIFETLEAENDADVPILVKIGPDSPTESLHDLLDIVEAEDVDGVVATNTTTSRDGLDSPKSEEWGGLSGEPLESESTAVVRAVASYSDLPVIGVGGVDSAESAYAKIRAGASLVQLYTAFVYDGPTTASEINRGLVRLLQRDGFESVEDAVGADLE encoded by the coding sequence ATGAGCCTGTACGAACGGGCCCGCCCGCTGTTGTTCCGCCTGCCGGCGGAGACGGCCCACGAACTCGCGAAGTACGGGTTACGCGGCGTCCAGTCGGTCCGCCCGCTCCGCAGGCTCGTCCGGTCTCGCTATCGCTACAGCCACCCGATGCTCGAAGTCGAACGATTCGGCGCGACGTTCCCGAATCCGGTCGGCGTCGCCGCCGGGTTCGACAAGGACGCGGCGGTCGCGCCGGCGCTGGCCGACCTCGGCTTCGGCTTCGTCGAGGCGGGGACCGTCACGCCGTATCCGCAGTCGGGCAATCCGCGACCGCGGCTCTTCAGGCTCCCGGACGACGGCGCGCTGATCAACCGGATGGGCTTTAACGGCCAGGGGATGGAACGGGTCAGGGAGCGACTCGAATCCCACGGCACGCCCGAGATCCCTCTGGGGATCAACGTCGGCAAGATGAACACCTCCGACGCGAACGAGGCGCTCGAGGACTACCGGCGCGTCTTCGATCGCCTCTCTCCGTTCGCCGACTACTGCGTCGTCAACGTCTCGTGTCCGAACACCCCTGATTCGTTCGACGAGTCCGACCCGGAGCACCTGCGAGCGATCTTCGAGACGCTCGAAGCGGAGAACGACGCGGACGTGCCCATCCTCGTCAAGATCGGCCCCGATTCGCCGACCGAGTCGCTCCACGACTTGCTGGACATCGTCGAGGCCGAGGACGTCGACGGCGTCGTCGCGACCAACACGACGACGAGTCGAGACGGACTCGACTCGCCCAAAAGCGAGGAGTGGGGTGGCTTGAGCGGCGAGCCGCTCGAATCGGAATCGACGGCCGTCGTTCGAGCGGTCGCCTCCTACAGCGACCTCCCCGTGATCGGCGTCGGCGGCGTCGACTCGGCGGAAAGCGCCTACGCGAAGATCCGGGCCGGGGCGTCGCTCGTCCAGCTGTACACCGCGTTCGTCTACGACGGCCCGACGACAGCCAGCGAGATCAATCGCGGACTCGTCCGGTTGCTCCAGCGCGACGGGTTCGAGTCGGTCGAGGATGCCGTCGGCGCCGACCTCGAGTGA
- a CDS encoding monovalent cation/H+ antiporter subunit E, producing MTDTAGGETTGSSVLVLVSDSPTVEETARYAARSARELAAETDRRLALTIATPGGRSDVPGPHGRDPEAILATAADAATEAIELTDPDGDVEIETETLFSYRYPFDPYEYADAVTAYAADHAIGTVILDPPEPASAESTIVGSLVDELREANSFDVEIAPVERETESSSLVTRGGVAQFLSLSVLSFGFYVLVGGFGDLVFDLATGAVTAIIVAGVLSRVTFETRPRPVRMLSSVARWLLYVPYLGWKILVANVQIAYVVLHPSLPIDPSMERFEPGVWGGLPIATLGNSITLTPGTLTVDVEDRELVVHSLTRGAREDLLDGGLERAVRFVFYGRTALPYPSPRERNAAEDDST from the coding sequence ATGACCGACACAGCCGGTGGTGAGACGACTGGCTCTTCTGTTCTCGTTCTCGTCTCGGACTCGCCGACCGTCGAGGAGACGGCCCGCTACGCCGCCCGTTCGGCGCGCGAACTGGCGGCCGAAACCGATCGACGGCTCGCGCTGACGATCGCCACGCCGGGCGGCCGATCGGACGTTCCGGGGCCCCACGGCCGCGACCCCGAAGCGATCCTCGCGACGGCGGCCGACGCGGCCACCGAGGCGATCGAGCTGACGGATCCGGACGGTGACGTCGAGATCGAGACGGAGACGCTGTTTTCCTACCGGTATCCGTTCGATCCGTACGAGTACGCCGACGCCGTGACCGCCTACGCCGCGGACCACGCCATCGGCACGGTGATCCTCGACCCGCCCGAGCCCGCCAGCGCCGAGTCGACGATCGTCGGCTCGCTCGTCGACGAACTTCGCGAGGCAAATTCGTTCGACGTCGAGATCGCGCCCGTCGAGCGCGAAACCGAGTCGAGTTCGCTCGTCACCCGCGGCGGCGTCGCACAGTTTCTCTCCCTTTCGGTACTCTCCTTTGGGTTCTACGTGCTCGTCGGCGGCTTCGGCGACCTGGTCTTCGACCTCGCAACGGGGGCGGTCACGGCGATCATCGTCGCCGGCGTCCTCTCTCGCGTGACGTTCGAGACGCGGCCCAGACCCGTCCGAATGCTCTCGAGCGTCGCCCGCTGGCTGCTCTACGTGCCGTACCTCGGCTGGAAGATCCTCGTGGCGAACGTCCAGATCGCCTATGTAGTGTTGCACCCGTCGCTGCCGATCGATCCCTCGATGGAGCGTTTCGAACCCGGCGTCTGGGGCGGACTCCCGATCGCGACGCTGGGCAACAGCATCACGCTCACGCCGGGTACCCTGACCGTGGACGTCGAGGATCGCGAACTCGTCGTCCACTCGCTGACGCGGGGCGCTCGCGAGGACCTCCTCGATGGTGGCCTTGAGCGAGCCGTGCGATTCGTCTTTTACGGTCGCACGGCCCTGCCGTATCCCTCGCCGCGCGAACGGAACGCCGCGGAGGATGATTCGACGTGA
- a CDS encoding monovalent cation/H+ antiporter complex subunit F: protein MIEGPVATALFAGALGFVTISIVLLGRVLLGPTMQDRVIALNVVGSNVVVVIALLAAAMDFPSFLDVALVYALLNFLMSIAISKFTVERGGVL from the coding sequence GTGATCGAGGGGCCCGTCGCCACGGCGCTGTTCGCGGGCGCGCTCGGGTTCGTGACGATCTCGATCGTCCTCCTCGGACGCGTATTGCTCGGCCCGACGATGCAGGATCGCGTCATCGCCTTGAACGTCGTCGGCTCGAACGTCGTGGTCGTCATCGCCTTGCTCGCCGCGGCGATGGACTTCCCGTCGTTCCTCGACGTCGCGCTCGTTTACGCGCTGCTCAACTTCCTGATGAGCATCGCCATCTCGAAGTTCACCGTCGAACGCGGGGGTGTCCTCTGA
- the mnhG gene encoding monovalent cation/H(+) antiporter subunit G, protein MVELAVVSVLVAGGLFFAFVSAVGLYRLPDLYTRAHAASKSDTLGAVLSLAAVAVAFGADVATIKVGMLAIFMLVTSPTAAHAIARAAHEQDIEPWTRGENE, encoded by the coding sequence ATGGTCGAACTCGCGGTCGTCTCGGTCCTCGTCGCCGGGGGCCTGTTCTTCGCGTTCGTCTCGGCGGTGGGGCTCTACCGGCTTCCGGACCTCTACACGCGCGCCCACGCGGCGTCGAAGAGCGACACCCTCGGCGCGGTGCTCTCGCTCGCGGCCGTCGCCGTGGCCTTCGGGGCGGACGTCGCGACGATCAAGGTGGGCATGCTCGCGATCTTCATGCTCGTCACGAGTCCGACCGCCGCCCACGCGATCGCCCGGGCGGCCCACGAACAGGACATCGAACCCTGGACGCGAGGTGAGAACGAATGA